Proteins from a genomic interval of Aureimonas sp. AU20:
- a CDS encoding HAD family hydrolase, whose protein sequence is MSTLTTIGFDADDTLWQNETFFRLTEQRFVDLLAEHGDAAAIGRRLLDTEKRNLEFYGFGIKGFTLSMIETAIQLTEGRAPASLVEEILGFGREMLRHPVETLPDARETLESLSGEYRLVLITKGDLFDQERKLAASRLGDLFQAVEIVSDKTEATYARIFARHGDGPERAMMVGNSLRSDVLPALAAGSWGVHMPHELTWEYEHAEAPLEAPRFRRIEGLADLPALIRSIGG, encoded by the coding sequence ATGTCCACGCTCACCACGATCGGCTTCGATGCCGACGACACGCTTTGGCAGAACGAAACCTTCTTTCGGCTGACGGAGCAGCGCTTCGTCGACCTTCTCGCCGAGCATGGTGACGCCGCGGCGATCGGCCGACGCCTTCTCGACACGGAAAAGCGCAATCTCGAATTTTACGGCTTCGGCATCAAAGGCTTCACCCTGTCGATGATCGAGACCGCGATCCAGCTGACGGAGGGGAGGGCTCCCGCGAGCCTCGTCGAGGAGATCCTCGGTTTCGGCCGGGAGATGCTGCGTCACCCGGTCGAGACGCTGCCCGATGCGCGTGAGACGCTGGAGAGCCTGTCGGGCGAGTACCGCCTCGTGCTCATCACCAAGGGCGATCTGTTCGACCAGGAGCGCAAGCTCGCGGCCTCGAGGCTCGGCGATCTCTTCCAAGCCGTGGAGATCGTCTCGGACAAGACTGAGGCGACCTACGCCCGGATCTTCGCCCGGCATGGCGACGGGCCGGAGCGGGCCATGATGGTGGGCAACTCGCTGCGCTCGGACGTTCTACCCGCGCTCGCCGCCGGAAGCTGGGGCGTCCACATGCCCCATGAACTGACCTGGGAATACGAACACGCCGAGGCACCGCTGGAAGCGCCGCGATTTCGGCGCATCGAGGGGCTGGCAGACCTTCCCGCCCTGATCCGGTCGATCGGCGGGTAG
- a CDS encoding ribose-phosphate pyrophosphokinase yields MKLFVGNSNRSLAEAIGKYLELPLGLASVKRFADQEIFVEIQENVRGEDCFVIQSTSYPANDHLMELLIMIDALRRASARRITAVLPYFGYARQDRKAGGRTPISAKLVANIITEAGADRVMTMDLHAGQIQGFFDIPTDNLFAVPLLARDIKEHLETDHVMVVSPDVGGVVRARSLAKRLDAPLAIVDKRREKPGESEVMNIIGDVKGRHCILIDDIIDSGGTLCNAADALMAAGAKGVRAYITHGVLSGGAVARIAASSIEELVITDSIEPTKAIREARNIRVVTTATLLGEAISRTTTEQSVSSLFD; encoded by the coding sequence ATGAAACTCTTTGTCGGCAACTCCAATCGCAGCCTCGCCGAAGCCATCGGCAAGTATCTGGAGCTGCCTCTCGGCCTCGCATCGGTGAAGCGTTTCGCGGACCAGGAAATCTTCGTCGAAATCCAGGAGAACGTGCGCGGCGAGGACTGTTTCGTCATTCAGTCCACCTCGTATCCCGCCAACGATCATCTGATGGAACTGCTCATCATGATCGACGCGCTGCGGCGCGCCTCGGCGCGACGCATCACCGCCGTCCTGCCCTATTTCGGCTATGCGCGGCAGGATCGGAAGGCTGGCGGCCGCACCCCGATCTCGGCCAAGCTGGTGGCCAACATCATCACCGAGGCCGGCGCCGACCGCGTGATGACGATGGATCTCCATGCCGGGCAGATCCAGGGCTTCTTCGACATTCCGACCGACAATCTCTTCGCGGTTCCCCTCCTGGCGCGCGACATCAAGGAACATCTGGAGACCGACCATGTCATGGTCGTCTCGCCAGATGTCGGCGGCGTGGTGCGCGCCCGCTCGCTCGCCAAGCGCCTCGACGCGCCGCTGGCCATCGTCGACAAGCGCCGCGAAAAGCCGGGTGAGTCGGAGGTGATGAACATCATCGGCGACGTGAAGGGGCGGCACTGCATCCTGATCGACGACATCATCGATTCCGGCGGCACGCTCTGCAACGCGGCGGACGCGCTGATGGCAGCCGGCGCCAAGGGCGTCCGCGCCTATATCACGCATGGCGTGCTGTCCGGCGGGGCGGTGGCGCGCATCGCCGCCTCCAGCATCGAAGAGCTGGTCATCACCGATTCGATCGAGCCGACCAAGGCGATCCGCGAAGCCCGCAACATCCGCGTCGTCACCACCGCGACGCTGCTGGGCGAAGCCATCTCGCGCACCACGACCGAGCAGTCCGTCTCCTCGCTCTTCGACTGA
- a CDS encoding M24 family metallopeptidase, whose amino-acid sequence MLHFSPDEFATRRARLQAEMSERKLDALLVFAQDSMYWLTGYDTFGFHFFQCLVVKADGEMRLVTRSADLRQARHTSNIETIVLWRDRGGANPAIELRDVMDDMGLLGARVGVEWATQGLTAANGRLVEEKLGSFATLLDASDLVPTLRLVKSEAEIAYVREAARMGDDAFEAMMPLVREGADESELLHALQGSILRAGGDYPANPFILGSGADALLCRYRSGRRALAAQDQLTVEWAGVRANYHAPAMRTVIVGRPLMRHEELFEAARQGMAAIEAVMRPGHTFGDVFDAHARVVEEHDMVRHRLSACGYSVGARFAPSWIEPQMFVSGNAEPIRPGMTLFAHMILMDSDSETAMSLGQTYLTTDGAPESLSRLALDLPFVG is encoded by the coding sequence ATGCTGCATTTTTCACCGGACGAATTCGCGACCCGTCGCGCCCGCCTCCAGGCCGAGATGAGCGAGCGCAAGCTGGACGCGCTGCTCGTCTTCGCCCAGGACTCCATGTACTGGCTGACCGGCTACGACACATTCGGCTTCCACTTCTTCCAGTGTCTGGTGGTGAAGGCCGACGGCGAGATGCGTCTCGTGACGCGCTCGGCCGATCTCCGGCAGGCGCGCCACACGTCCAATATCGAGACGATCGTGCTCTGGCGCGATCGCGGTGGTGCGAACCCCGCCATCGAGCTGCGCGACGTAATGGACGACATGGGCCTGCTCGGCGCGCGGGTCGGCGTGGAATGGGCGACACAGGGGCTGACCGCCGCCAACGGCCGCTTGGTGGAGGAGAAGCTCGGGTCCTTCGCGACGCTGCTCGACGCCTCCGATCTCGTGCCGACGCTGCGGCTGGTGAAGAGCGAAGCGGAAATCGCTTATGTCCGGGAGGCCGCCCGGATGGGCGACGACGCGTTCGAGGCCATGATGCCCCTGGTGCGCGAGGGCGCGGACGAGTCCGAACTGCTCCACGCGCTGCAAGGCTCGATCCTTCGCGCCGGCGGCGACTATCCCGCCAATCCCTTCATCCTCGGCTCGGGCGCGGACGCGCTGCTCTGCCGCTACCGCTCGGGTCGCCGCGCGCTGGCGGCGCAGGACCAGCTAACCGTGGAATGGGCCGGCGTGCGGGCCAACTACCATGCCCCCGCGATGCGCACCGTCATCGTCGGGCGCCCCTTGATGCGGCACGAGGAACTGTTCGAAGCGGCCCGGCAGGGAATGGCGGCGATCGAGGCCGTGATGCGCCCGGGCCATACGTTCGGCGACGTGTTCGACGCCCATGCCCGCGTGGTTGAGGAGCATGACATGGTGCGCCATCGCCTGTCGGCCTGCGGCTACTCGGTCGGCGCCCGCTTCGCGCCCTCCTGGATCGAGCCGCAGATGTTCGTGTCGGGCAATGCCGAGCCGATCCGGCCGGGCATGACGCTGTTCGCGCATATGATCCTGATGGATTCCGACAGCGAGACGGCCATGTCGCTCGGCCAGACCTACCTCACCACCGACGGGGCGCCGGAATCGCTCTCGCGCCTGGCGCTCGACCTTCCCTTCGTCGGATGA
- the pgeF gene encoding peptidoglycan editing factor PgeF: protein MPDRNPASSPHLRPDDVLQVEALRRTGRVDHAFFTRSGGVSEGLYRGLNVGAGSSDVPADVAENRALAARFLGRADGALATPWQIHSPDVAVVDAPFGAERPKADGVATRVRGLPIGVVTADCGPVLFNDAEAGVIGAAHAGWRGALGGVLDRTVEAMEGLGARRERITAVLGPTITQPNYEVDAGMMEPFLVEDGDNARFFAPGRSEGKRQLDLPAYIVAKLARLGADASFVGACTYADEARFYSFRRTTHRGEPDYGRQLSAIVLL from the coding sequence ATGCCCGATCGAAACCCGGCTTCCTCCCCACACCTGCGGCCCGACGACGTCCTGCAGGTCGAGGCGCTGCGGCGCACCGGCCGAGTAGACCACGCCTTCTTCACGCGCTCCGGCGGCGTTTCCGAAGGGCTTTATCGCGGTCTCAATGTCGGCGCCGGCTCCAGCGACGTGCCGGCGGACGTGGCGGAGAACCGGGCACTCGCGGCGCGCTTTCTCGGCCGGGCGGACGGCGCACTTGCAACGCCCTGGCAGATTCATTCGCCCGACGTCGCCGTCGTGGACGCGCCCTTCGGCGCGGAACGACCCAAGGCCGATGGCGTGGCGACGCGAGTGCGCGGCTTGCCTATCGGGGTGGTGACAGCCGATTGCGGACCAGTCCTGTTCAACGACGCGGAGGCCGGCGTGATCGGCGCCGCCCATGCCGGCTGGCGCGGGGCGCTCGGCGGGGTTCTCGACCGGACGGTGGAGGCGATGGAAGGCCTCGGTGCGCGGCGCGAGCGCATCACGGCCGTTCTCGGCCCCACCATCACCCAGCCGAACTACGAGGTGGACGCCGGGATGATGGAGCCCTTCCTGGTCGAGGACGGCGACAACGCCCGCTTCTTCGCTCCCGGCCGAAGCGAGGGGAAGCGACAGCTCGACCTGCCGGCCTATATCGTGGCCAAGCTCGCGCGGCTCGGCGCGGACGCCTCCTTCGTCGGCGCCTGTACCTATGCCGACGAAGCGCGCTTCTACTCGTTTCGCCGCACGACCCATCGCGGCGAGCCGGACTACGGCCGTCAGCTTTCGGCCATCGTTCTGCTCTGA
- a CDS encoding class I SAM-dependent methyltransferase — translation MSAGEPTPLDRRLRETIRAEGPMRLDRFWNIALFDRDHGYYTSRDPFGETGDFTTAPEISQMFGELLGAWLVAAWRGMGRPSPFLLCEIGPGRGSLMADILRSVGQLDRDMLRAARVRLVETSDRLATRQIERLSRFDLPIGRHRRLGELEPLPLLLVGNELLDAIAIRQIRFSAGAWRECEVTLNDEGALQLGDGAPLPAVPAALARLGTPTEGAVFEFSPERDRVVADLSRHLVAHGGAAVLIDYGHASTGFGDTLQALRRHRFASVLERAGEADITSHVDFERVLEVARGTGVRHAAATTQGAFLLALGLLERAGALGAPLDEAGRAAVTQAVHRLAGNGPSDMGELFKVAALSTLALELPPFLSEGEFR, via the coding sequence TTGAGCGCCGGAGAGCCGACGCCGCTCGACCGGCGCTTGCGCGAGACGATCAGGGCAGAGGGTCCGATGCGTCTCGACCGCTTCTGGAACATCGCCCTGTTCGACCGCGACCACGGCTACTACACCAGCCGCGATCCGTTCGGCGAGACGGGCGACTTCACCACCGCGCCCGAGATCAGCCAGATGTTCGGCGAACTCCTCGGCGCTTGGTTGGTGGCGGCGTGGCGCGGAATGGGCCGACCCTCGCCTTTTCTCCTGTGCGAGATCGGCCCTGGTCGCGGCTCGCTGATGGCCGACATCCTGCGCAGCGTGGGACAACTCGACCGCGACATGCTGCGCGCCGCGCGCGTGCGCCTTGTTGAAACCAGCGACCGGCTGGCAACCCGGCAGATCGAGCGCCTGTCGCGCTTCGACCTGCCCATAGGGCGCCATCGGCGCCTTGGCGAACTGGAGCCGCTGCCGCTTCTTCTCGTCGGCAACGAGCTTCTCGACGCGATCGCCATCCGCCAGATCCGCTTTTCCGCCGGTGCCTGGCGCGAGTGCGAGGTTACGCTGAACGATGAAGGAGCGCTCCAGCTTGGCGACGGCGCGCCGCTGCCTGCCGTCCCGGCGGCGCTGGCGCGGCTCGGGACTCCGACTGAGGGCGCGGTCTTCGAATTTTCGCCAGAGCGCGATCGCGTGGTGGCGGACCTGTCGCGGCATCTCGTGGCGCATGGCGGCGCCGCTGTTCTGATCGACTACGGTCATGCTTCCACAGGCTTCGGCGACACGCTTCAGGCCCTGCGTCGCCATCGCTTCGCTTCCGTTCTGGAGCGGGCCGGAGAAGCCGATATCACCAGCCATGTGGATTTCGAGCGGGTGCTGGAGGTCGCGCGCGGCACCGGCGTGCGGCACGCCGCCGCGACGACGCAGGGCGCCTTTCTCCTGGCGCTCGGTCTGCTGGAGCGGGCCGGCGCGCTGGGCGCGCCGCTGGACGAGGCCGGGCGCGCGGCCGTGACGCAGGCCGTGCATCGTCTCGCCGGAAACGGACCGAGCGACATGGGCGAACTGTTCAAGGTCGCCGCGCTCTCTACCCTTGCGCTCGAGCTGCCGCCTTTCTTGTCCGAAGGAGAGTTTCGTTGA
- the lgt gene encoding prolipoprotein diacylglyceryl transferase: MLTQAALGILTYPQIDPVFLQIGPIALRWYGLAYVAGILCGWMYGRHLVSTPRLWPNGVSPITKTQIDDFIVWITIGIVAGGRLGSIFFYDFDRIAADPLSAFRIWEGGMSFHGGLIGVTIAMLLFCRTQKVPFFSLVDVVAASVPFGLFFGRIANFINGELWGAPSNVAWAMVFPHGGPEPRHPSQLYEAALEGIVLFLALRFMTHGLKALGRPRLTAGVFIFLYGCARIFVEFFRMPDAQLGYLLGTGWVTMGMILSVPMLLVGVWAVLTAKPRAYRAPAPAEPSQA; encoded by the coding sequence ATGCTGACGCAAGCCGCCCTGGGCATCCTCACCTATCCCCAGATCGATCCCGTGTTTCTCCAGATCGGCCCGATCGCGCTGCGCTGGTATGGCCTCGCCTATGTCGCGGGCATTCTCTGCGGCTGGATGTACGGGCGCCATCTCGTCTCCACCCCCCGCCTTTGGCCGAACGGCGTTTCGCCCATCACGAAGACGCAGATCGACGATTTCATCGTCTGGATCACGATCGGCATCGTGGCGGGCGGGCGGCTCGGTTCGATCTTCTTCTACGATTTCGACCGGATCGCCGCCGACCCGCTTTCGGCGTTTCGCATCTGGGAAGGCGGCATGTCCTTCCATGGCGGGCTGATCGGCGTGACGATCGCCATGCTCCTGTTCTGCCGGACGCAGAAAGTGCCCTTCTTCTCGCTGGTGGACGTCGTGGCTGCCTCCGTGCCCTTCGGCCTGTTCTTCGGGCGTATCGCCAATTTCATCAATGGCGAGCTTTGGGGCGCGCCGAGCAACGTCGCCTGGGCCATGGTCTTTCCGCATGGCGGGCCGGAACCGCGACATCCCAGCCAGCTCTATGAGGCAGCGCTGGAAGGCATCGTCCTGTTTCTGGCACTTCGCTTCATGACGCATGGGCTGAAGGCCCTGGGCCGCCCGCGCCTGACAGCTGGCGTCTTCATCTTCCTCTACGGCTGCGCCCGCATCTTCGTGGAGTTCTTCCGCATGCCGGACGCGCAGCTCGGCTATCTCCTCGGCACCGGCTGGGTGACGATGGGCATGATCCTCTCGGTGCCCATGCTGCTCGTCGGCGTCTGGGCCGTCCTGACCGCCAAGCCACGTGCCTATCGCGCTCCCGCCCCGGCGGAGCCCAGCCAAGCTTGA
- a CDS encoding accessory factor UbiK family protein: MLDEFARMMTDAAGAAQGVRREMETVFRTQGERFINQMDLVQREEFEVVREMATKARLENEALKKRIAELEARLGGEIKPADVPEAM; the protein is encoded by the coding sequence ATGTTGGACGAGTTCGCCCGCATGATGACCGACGCGGCCGGCGCGGCTCAGGGCGTGCGCCGCGAGATGGAAACCGTCTTCCGCACCCAGGGTGAGCGCTTCATCAACCAGATGGACCTCGTCCAGCGCGAGGAGTTCGAGGTCGTCCGCGAAATGGCGACCAAGGCTCGTCTGGAAAACGAGGCGCTGAAGAAGCGCATCGCCGAGCTGGAAGCGCGACTGGGCGGCGAGATCAAGCCGGCCGATGTGCCCGAGGCGATGTAG
- a CDS encoding YbjN domain-containing protein, with amino-acid sequence MQLAEWEPRRHTNPVDVIERVASRREWAFERCCENEIEVAVAGVWSDYSVSFCWMEDAEVLHLGCAFSMKVPARREGEVLRLLAKINEQQLLGHFDLWPSEGAVMFRHTMLLPGGQQPSGQQAERLLAAALEACERYYQAFQFVLWADRDAEGALACAVFDTVGNA; translated from the coding sequence ATGCAACTGGCAGAATGGGAACCGAGGCGTCACACCAACCCGGTGGACGTGATCGAGCGCGTCGCGTCGCGTCGCGAATGGGCCTTCGAGCGGTGCTGCGAGAACGAGATCGAAGTCGCCGTGGCGGGCGTCTGGTCCGACTATTCCGTCTCCTTCTGCTGGATGGAGGATGCGGAAGTCCTACACCTCGGATGTGCCTTTTCGATGAAGGTGCCGGCCCGGCGCGAGGGGGAGGTGCTGCGCCTTCTCGCCAAGATCAATGAGCAGCAGCTTCTCGGCCATTTCGACCTGTGGCCCTCGGAAGGAGCGGTGATGTTCCGGCACACGATGCTCCTGCCGGGCGGTCAGCAGCCTTCGGGCCAGCAGGCCGAGCGTCTTCTCGCGGCGGCGCTGGAAGCCTGCGAGCGCTACTATCAGGCCTTCCAGTTCGTGCTCTGGGCCGACCGGGACGCCGAAGGCGCCCTGGCCTGCGCCGTGTTCGACACGGTGGGGAACGCCTGA